Proteins encoded in a region of the Diospyros lotus cultivar Yz01 chromosome 9, ASM1463336v1, whole genome shotgun sequence genome:
- the LOC127809363 gene encoding uncharacterized protein LOC127809363, which translates to MLGLWFNGLPEASISSFGQLKAEFIKAFIINSQRKKDMAYLLSIRQGSKETLRHYVDRFQNATLEIRNLPIEMAMSAILQGARLTSFQESLSLNSPKSLADLFVRANKYIHHTEVTRTVAIDEDREWKKKERDIEEDLDRRQERVQRLDDVKLQFNHYTRLTQPRSAILAAIEGSGLIKFPKKVDQPIGKNHDEYCRYHRTCGNSNDQCQQLKNQIEMLVREEHLRRYVREEEGNNKKPQRREERPEAQERHNPR; encoded by the coding sequence ATGCTCGGACTTTGGTTTAATGGTTTACCTGAAGCATCCATTTCCTCGTTTGGGCAGCTAAAGGCAGAATTTATCAAAGCATTCATTATTAACAGCCAGAGGAAGAAAGACATGGCATACCTCCTTAGCATTCGGCAAGGGAGCAAAGAGACCCTACGCCATTATGTGGACAGATTCCAGAATGCTACACTTGAGATTCGCAACCTACCAATTGAGATGGCAATGTCTGCCATATTGCAAGGGGCACGACTAACTTCTTTCCAAGAATCCCTATCTCTAAACTCGCCAAAATCCTTGGCAGATTTGTTCGTCAGGGCCAACAAATATATACATCATACAGAAGTAACGAGGACTGTGGCAATAGATGAAGACAGGGAATGGAAAAAAAAGGAGCGAGATATTGAAGAAGATCTTGATCGGCGACAAGAGAGGGTCCAAAGACTAGATGATGTCAAGCTGCAGTTCAATCACTATACCCGACTCACCCAACCTCGGTCTGCCATATTGGCAGCCATAGAAGGATCAGGCCTAatcaaatttccaaaaaaagtGGATCAGCCTATAGGGAAAAATCATGATGAGTATTGTCGATACCATAGGACTTGTGGCAATTCCAATGATCAATGTCagcaattgaaaaatcaaattgagatgcttGTCCGAGAAGAGCACTTGCGAAGATATGTacgagaagaagagggaaataacaaaaagccacaaagaagggaagagagacCTGAAGCACAGGAAAGACATAATCCAAGATAG